The nucleotide sequence AGAAATGGAAAGCGACAATCTTCCTCAGAGGTATCCTCAGAGGTCTCTGAGGAGGTAATAAGCTTTAATTCCTCAGAGGTATCCTCAGAGGTCTCTGAGGAGGTAATAAGCTTTAATTCCTCAGAGGTATCCTCAGAGGTCTCTGAGGAGGTAATAAGCTTTAATTCCTCAGAGGTATCCTCAGAGGCATCAAACCATTCAGCCTCGCCAATGATGAAAAGAGCGTCTTTTGAGCGGGTCAAAGCCACATATAAAAGGTTGTGTTCTTGATCTTCTTGCCACTCAAGCTGATTTTCCCAGGTCATGGGCATATCGCCGGGATTTAAAATAAAAACCCTCTCAGCCTCCAGCCCCTTTGCCCTGTGACAGGTGGACAAAACAACTAAAGCTTCTTCATCAGAAAACAAATCATCAATTGACTTTAAGAGAGCCTCAATGCTATTAGCTTCAGGGCGTGCGGTGTAAATTGTATGAAGTGCAGATAATCGGTCTTTTAAGTTTTCTATTATCTGCTCCGAGTTGTCCATCTGTTCTAAGCGGGCGATTTTTGCCTGCTTGTACATCTCAAAAAAATCATTAAATCTCTTGTATTCAAATCCACCAAGACTAGCGATCGCTTCGAGTTCTTGTTGAATGATTTTCCCAATATCTTTTCCTTTGATTTTGGCAGATACCCCTTTAGCCAAAAGCCTGATACAGGTACTAACCAAAGGGTTTGTTTTGCGGCTTAGTATCAAATCATGAGGTTTCAGATACTTGTCTAAATCATCTTCGATGATTTGTTCGATAGTTCCCTCTTTGGCGTTTGCTGTTGCTTTGATAGGAATATCGGGGTAGATTTTATTTACCAAACGAATATGAGTTTTAGGGCAGCGATAACAAAGGCTTAAGGGCAATTCAATTGCTTTTGTTCGTCTAACAATGTTGTAGTAGCTATCAGAATCTGCGCCAGCGAAGCCCATGATTGCTTGTCTTGGGTCGCCCACAAAAAGCATTCGTCCGGTTTTACCAGCTAACATTGAAGCTAGTTCTAGTTGAGTGGCGTTTAAGTCCTGACATTCGTCAATGAGGACAAATTTGTAAGGTTTAAACCAAGAACTTTGCGCTACATTCCATTTCACCGGTAACCACACTTGATCAGTGTAGTCAAAGATTTTTCGATCTATCGCCATCTCCTCGCCCAGGTCAAGCACCTTTTCGATGGAAGAAGCAAGTACATCATGTTTAAAAACATCTTCAATCTCAAAATGGAAACATAGGTTTTCGATGTTTCCAACCGTTGGCTCTTGATTGGTTAATCGAATCAAATGAACGAGTTTTACAAAATCGGAATCATGGGCAAGCACTCGGTTTTCTTTAAGTTTTCCCCGAAAAGTTCGTCCTCCAGCCCTGTAATTAATAAGCTCTAATTCTTGGCCTATTTTTTTGTATTTGTCTCGATTAACAATGGCGTTTCGCGGGTTTTTGATGTCTAGTTCCTTCTTAATAAGCGTGTAACCTGCACTGTGGAGCGTACAAATGGAATTTTTCCAAATAAGTCCGAACTTAGTAATCAGGTCCTGAGAGTTAGCTTTTCCAAAAACAATAATTTTGATCTCGGCTGGACTAACGCCAGATTCTTTAAGGGCTTGAGCCACTAATTTCAGCGTTGTACTTTTCCCTGAGCCAGCTACAGCATTACAGCAGCCGTTGCCTTTTCCGTTTAATAGCCAGTGGATGATTTTTTGTTGATATTCGCTTAATTCCATAATTTTTCCTACTCCTTGATTAGGTTGCGATCTGCCCAGTCCTTGGCGATTTTGATGGTGTCTTGTCCCTTAAATAAATGGGGGTATCCTATGTGCTTGAGAATGCGGTCTAAATAGTTAACCGCTAATGTTTGCGATGAGGACAGCTGACGCTGTGCCTTTTGCAAGCTTGTTTGAGGGGGGTTACGTTTAAAAATTTGTATTTTTTCGGGATCTTCTACAAATTTCTTTCCATTCCAGAATCCCCACAGCCCTTCCTCTCCATAGGCAACAATGCCATACAAGTAGCTTAATGTGGGTGATAGCTTCTCTGAGGTTGCCTCTGAGGAGTTCTCGGGAGTAATATCGATCGCTTGCTCCTCAGAGGACTCTGAGGCTTCCTCTGAGGAATTGTTGCCCTGTTTATTCCTTATAAGAGAACTGTCCAGATTTGGGGTTTCGGAATTGGGGTCTGGCTTAAAGGCTGGGAGCGTCCCCCCTGGGGAATCCCCAGGAATCTCGTTTAAGACCTCTTCGACTATCTGAAGAAGCGGCTCAAATTCCTCAATAAAGGAATCTTCCAAGCTGGCTACAGCATCATTGAGCATTCGCTCAGTCGTTTTTTTATTTTCCCGTAGAGCCTCCTCAAACCGTTTGCCTACTTCTTCTACTAAACGCCGGTGTAAATCGCCCTCGATGTAAATCGGATTTAGGTGCCGGGCTAGAGCTAGATCGATCTCTCCCTCTAAGCGATTGTCTAGGATTGCTCCAATTGATTGTTCAAATACTTCGTTTACAAGTTTGCGTATATCATCAATAGAGGGAGTGGTGGTTTGAACTGGCGTTATTTTCTCTGAGGAATCCTCTGAGAAGACCTCAGAGGAGGTTTTAAGCGGCTCAAACGGTCTTGGAGTGACACAACCACTCAGATAGTCATTCACTAAACATACGAGCAAGGTAGAGGCAGCTAAGCCCTGCTCTGCCGCTTTTTTTTTGAAGGTGTCCCATGTATTCGGGTCTAGCTCAAAGGTGGCTAGTTTTTTTCCTAGAGTTCGTCCCATGTTGCTCGCTCCTTTTTTGGTTAATTATTGGTTTTTAATCAAATTTTTTAGGGTTTTTGAGGAATTTTTGTCGATTACCCTCGCCTATAATAACCCCTTTCCCTATTTTCTCGAGTTGGAAAAACCATTTCCTGATTTGCTCGGTACTGCATTTTCTAAAAAAACGGCTAGATTTCTGAACGTCCCGGGCACTCACCGCCCCTTTTTGTTGGGAAATTTGAAGAATTAGGTCTAAGGGGGAGGAGGTGTCTTTTTCTGGGGATGATTTGCCCTGAATCTTGACCAGTTCTAGTTTTAGCTTAAGATTTTCAACTTCTAGTTCAAGTTTCTCAAGTCTTTGGGCTTCTGGATTGACCCCAGGGACGGTATAGCTGCCGGTGCGGCGGATGCTAGGGATTACTTCTTGGATAATCCAGCGCTGGAATTTTTTAGCTATGGGCTTGTTCGATCTGAAGATTAAACGGTATAGCCCAAACTCCGTTACAGTGAGCATTGATTGCTTTCCGCCAGGTGTGTGCATCAGATGCACCCCTTTTTCATCTGGGTCAAAATTTCGTAGGACACTACTGGGTTCTTCAATACCTAAAACGTTACAAACGTCTTGAGCTATCCATTCTGGCTTGTCTGCTGTTCCTACAAAGCGGACTTGCTGTTCTTCGAAGGTAAAAATTGTTAGATTTGACATGATTTTTGCTCGTATTAGAAAAAATTAAATTAGGTAATTAGAAATTGTTTATTGTGAATCAAGGTAATGTTTTTGTGTTTTTAAAAGGGTTTGCAAGAAATACAGCACCCCAGGACACCCTTGATATTTGATTATTTTTTTGCTTTTGGCTCCTCCCATGTGTTTTCGTCCTGGTCTTTTTTATCGAGATACCAGTCAAGAGGCAAATCTAAAATATCTCTCTTGGCCTGCTTAAGGAGTTTCTGAAGCTTTTGCATCTGTTCGGTGTTTAACTGGAGTTCTCTGATGCCCTGGCGGTATCTCCAAAGAGTTTGCCTATGAATGCCCAAAAAGTCTGCAAACTCGTTGTATGTTTCAAAACCCCATTGCTCCAACAACTCATCAAGCATTGATTTATTTTTTTTACCCCTTGACAAATTTTGTTTTTTAGCTTTCATAATAATAATGTAACCAATGGTTACACGCAACCGTACAGAAATACTGCAAGGCGTTAAGCAGTTCCACCCGTTCGCGCCCTGCTGTTATCAACCATATACAGAAGGAGGTGTCTAACTCAAAAAGATTTAGCAGTAGTATTTCAAGGCTTGTGAGACGAGCCGCGTCCTGCGTTAACACTCAATCAAAAAAAATGGTGGAACAAACGTTCCACCTTCACCCAAAAATTGAAAGTATGAACAACATATCACCTGAGAACGCTTTTAACCTATCAAAGCGCGAGTATTTAGCCGCTAAATTCCTGCAAGGATTATTAAGCTCTGCCGATGCTTCTTTTTTCTGTGGCGGTAATTCTGAACAGATCAATCATATGTTCTTGAGCCGCGCTGTTGATTTGGCTGACGAATTTTTAGAATATTTTGACTCAGTTTATGTCATTGATAAAAAACCAAAATACAAGATAAACGAGAAGGTTTATCTTGTATTTAATGACGAAGAAAAATTGATGCCAAGTGAAATTGAGAACATTTACTTTGATGTCACAAAACAAGCGTGGGAATATGAAGTTAAGAGCAGGTTTGAGCTTTGGACTGAGAACAATATAATTTCCAGGATTGAGGAGAGCGAGGAAAAATGAAAGTAACTAAAATTGAAATTCGCGCTCCAAAGTTCGACCAATATGACCTTGTAGGGCTTGAGTGGAATGGAAAGCATTACGCCGTTAAAATTGGCCAAAGATGGCTAAATTTCGAGGACGGTTCTTGGTGGTACAAAATAGCAGGAAATGACCAAAAACTGTTCCCTGAGAGCGTCTTTTATATTCCTGAGAAGTATTAACCACAAAGCTAAAATAACTGGAACCCGTCCATTGCGAAGTTTTTTTAACCAATTTTCAGAGGCTCTCAACCCAACAAATTAAGAGAGAGAATTATGACCGAAGAAACCATGATGATTCCCGTTCCAAAATTCGCCAAAGGGGACTCTGCAAGGCTTGGCTGTATGAAAATTGAAAGAACCCTTTTTGATAACGACACAAAAGAGTGGATTTATTCCCTGAGTCAATCTAATATGTTTGTCCCTGAAGACTTACTCCATCCAGCACCAAAAGGCGGTGAAACCAATGACTGACCAACAATACTGGGAAGAAAGAAAAGCTTATGTCAAAGCTTTGTATAGCCTTGTCAATGTCCTGCACGCAAACAAAATTGACGCAGATAAGCTACTCGAAATTCTACAAACAAGATATGGAGTTAAAAGGCTTTGCCAATTAACCAATGAACAGATGGACGAATTGAAAGCTTACCTATCACCCACCAAGAAACTTTATGACTAGAGTTTTAAAATTTTCAGAATACGAACAGTCGACCTCAAAAGTCATCTCTCAATCTCTTGAACCTCAACACTTAGAGCGGCTGCACCCAGAAGACTTAGACCTTTTACGAGGACGGGTTTTAGCCTGGATAGTTAAGTGCGGCTATGCCAGAAAAGACGCTGTTCAATCAGCCTATCAAGAGTTGATTGAAGCCAGAAAAAACAAGAAAGATACCCTTGACCGCTTTTAGTCCACCAAAAAGCCATAACTAAAAACCATGAATCAATTAAAAACCAGAGCAACCAATATAATCCGATGCTGGATATGGGCAAATATGCACCATGAAAAGCGTTTCCCTTTGTTCTCTGACCTTAAAAACTGGGAGGGTATTTTAACCTGTCCACTAGATATTTTACGTGACTATAAACGAGCCAATAAATTAGCCCTTCCTCACCTTGGGCATCTGGACTTTGTACCTGATACCGGATTGGAAGCGCCCTATTTAGATGAAGCCCCAGAAGAATATGAAGACTCAGAACTTTTTGATGAATACTGCAATGATGATTTTAATTATATCGACACCGAATCAGGTAAACCCCTACCTAAATTTATAGGTGTTTGGTTTAATTCCATTGACGAATACAACAACTTTATTGAGTTAGCAGAATCATTTGAGCGAACACCGGAAGAACTCGCGTATGAACTCTTACACAACTTTATGGTTATACATGAAGATAAACAGGATATCCCCACTAACTTTTCTCTTACAGTAGAACTAATCAGACAGGAATTAAGCCGCTTAAATTGGACTGAGGAAAAAGCCAAGGAAGAAATGATCAAGCGGTACAGAAAAAAATCTCTTCATCTGATGTTGGATGAAGAGCTAGAAGACTGGTTAAGCTATCTCAAGACTCTCTAAAAAAACATAGGAGTAAGCCTTTAGCGGCTTACTCGATTTCAAGAATTAGTTCTTTTATCAGCTTAATGCTTTTGGAGTAAGCACAGCTTGTGCTTTTATTAACCAATTCAAAGAGATTTGGACAAACCACTTAACTTAAGGATAAATCATGATTGACAGAACCTTGTTTAATCACATCCTCAACGGATGGCTAGAAGACGAAAAGGTTTTAGCTTATTACAACGCTCTCGTTTCCTTTATCGAGAAAAATCCCGACCACTCAGACACAAAAACCGCCATCGAGCATCGGATTTTTATTGAGGATTGTTACCCGGCTTTATTGCCTCAAAAACCCCAGGAATCGAAGCCCGATAATACCTCTAAAGAAATGTCGGAAGAACTTAAACAAAAAATTGACGAGTTAATCGATAACGATTACGATCCCGTCGCTATCATGCCAGTGCTTAAAGAAACGGCCTCCAAATACGGATGGAACCTCTACGAATTGAATAAATACTACGATCTTCGTAAGCGTTGGAAAGAGGATGACGATTTTAGGGAAGAGGTCGAAGCGGAAGTCAACGAGGTAGTGCGGATGAGTAACCAGAACTTAAACCTAGAGCATTTTTTCAATGAAGAGATAGCCAAGCCCCTGAAACTGTTTTCCGACAATTTACAAGTTAGACACCCGATTACGTTAACAACTGCCTTGGTTGGGACGAGCGTATGTCATCAGGTGGGTTCTCGGCTTCTAGTTGATGCAAGTAAGGGATGGTTAGAACCTCCTGGGCTTTATGGGCTGCTGGTTAGTCCCAGTGGTCAAGGCAAATCTCCCATTCAATACGCACTCATTCAACGCCCCTTCTGGGAGATTCAAAGCGAATGGAAAAAGATTTTTGACCAAAATAGAAAAGAATATTATGAGCAGCTAGAAGAACTTAAAGCCCTGCCTAAAGAAGAACGCCAAGGCGCGATGAAGGAACTAGAGGAGCCACCAAACCAGCCGAGAATACTTTTTGCTTCAGACCCCACAGTCATCGGCATTAATGGTCAATTTGAGGCTTATCCGAAGCAAGCATTGCTGGGTCTGTACGATGAAGCAAAGAAGCTGTTTGCCTTTGATAGAACCAGTTCGGGCAAATCAGATCAGGCGGACATTCTCTCGTATTACAACGGATTTGGAGTAGTAGAACTGAGAAAAGACGGCATTAGAGCCAATGTAGGTGAGTGTATCTTCAGCATTCTTGGACTAATTCAGCCGGACGTGCTTCTAGAACTGATGAGTGATTTGGCAGACCCCGATGGGAAATGGGCGCGATTCATTTTTTGCATTCAACCCCTGGAGAAAAAACGCGCCACTCGAAACGGGCCAGCAATTGATATCCATGACCTAATCACGTCCATTTATCGGCATATTCTCAAACAACCAGCAACAAAGTATTTACTAGACACCGATGCTCAAGAGATATTTGATCGCTATCTCTATGAAGAAATCGAACCTAAGCGCATCTGCTCGACTTCTCCGGGTCTACAAAGTATGTATGGAAAAACTGGGGGTCAAGTGGCTCGATTAGCGTTGAATCTTCACGTTTTCAATTGGGCTTCTAAATTGATGCCCATTCCCGACATCATTACCGGTAAGACGATGTTTCAAGCCATCATGCTTAACCGCTTCTATGTCTCTCAAGTCAAACTCCTACACGCTCAAGCCCAAGTCCACCACTCTGAAGAGATAGCGGCTAAATTGGCGATGATTTTACAGATAGCTAAAAACAAAGGCTCGGTGACTGCTAGAGATGTACAGAAGGCTTGTCGAGCTTTTCGTAAAATCGATACTGCTCAAATTCGGGAATGGTTTCGCAAGCTAGAACTAATGGGGAAAGCTGTCTGTAGAGGTAGCGGTAATCGCCTAAAATTGACTCCTTTGTTGTAGTATAAAAATCATTTTTTTTAAACTATTCCGGAAAGCTAAAAGCGGTGACGCAAATCGTGAAAAACCTTTCTATGTAAGGCTTTAAACCCCACAAAAATCGTACCCACCCCCGACGGCGGTGGGTACAGTTCGCTAGAAAACTTATACAGAAAGCAATACAGCCGAAGGTAAAAACGCTGAAAAAGCACTTTCTCGTAAAATGGGCGGTTACGCTTATTTTTAAGATCGTCGTTTCAGGCTCTAAATTTTGTAACACTACAAATGTTCTATTATTTTTGTAGTATGTTTTTTTTCTGACAGCGAGTTACTTTTTAGCATTCGCTAATTCCTATTAGCAATCAGGGGGTGTTTTACCAAATAAGCAGTA is from Gloeothece verrucosa PCC 7822 and encodes:
- a CDS encoding UvrD-helicase domain-containing protein; this translates as MELSEYQQKIIHWLLNGKGNGCCNAVAGSGKSTTLKLVAQALKESGVSPAEIKIIVFGKANSQDLITKFGLIWKNSICTLHSAGYTLIKKELDIKNPRNAIVNRDKYKKIGQELELINYRAGGRTFRGKLKENRVLAHDSDFVKLVHLIRLTNQEPTVGNIENLCFHFEIEDVFKHDVLASSIEKVLDLGEEMAIDRKIFDYTDQVWLPVKWNVAQSSWFKPYKFVLIDECQDLNATQLELASMLAGKTGRMLFVGDPRQAIMGFAGADSDSYYNIVRRTKAIELPLSLCYRCPKTHIRLVNKIYPDIPIKATANAKEGTIEQIIEDDLDKYLKPHDLILSRKTNPLVSTCIRLLAKGVSAKIKGKDIGKIIQQELEAIASLGGFEYKRFNDFFEMYKQAKIARLEQMDNSEQIIENLKDRLSALHTIYTARPEANSIEALLKSIDDLFSDEEALVVLSTCHRAKGLEAERVFILNPGDMPMTWENQLEWQEDQEHNLLYVALTRSKDALFIIGEAEWFDASEDTSEELKLITSSETSEDTSEELKLITSSETSEDTSEELKLITSSETSEDTSEEDCRFPFLLDPPEVRSYIAYKIHLKIRELRADQKRSLRETLERRRRNR
- a CDS encoding BRO-N domain-containing protein is translated as MSNLTIFTFEEQQVRFVGTADKPEWIAQDVCNVLGIEEPSSVLRNFDPDEKGVHLMHTPGGKQSMLTVTEFGLYRLIFRSNKPIAKKFQRWIIQEVIPSIRRTGSYTVPGVNPEAQRLEKLELEVENLKLKLELVKIQGKSSPEKDTSSPLDLILQISQQKGAVSARDVQKSSRFFRKCSTEQIRKWFFQLEKIGKGVIIGEGNRQKFLKNPKKFD
- a CDS encoding DUF3987 domain-containing protein → MIDRTLFNHILNGWLEDEKVLAYYNALVSFIEKNPDHSDTKTAIEHRIFIEDCYPALLPQKPQESKPDNTSKEMSEELKQKIDELIDNDYDPVAIMPVLKETASKYGWNLYELNKYYDLRKRWKEDDDFREEVEAEVNEVVRMSNQNLNLEHFFNEEIAKPLKLFSDNLQVRHPITLTTALVGTSVCHQVGSRLLVDASKGWLEPPGLYGLLVSPSGQGKSPIQYALIQRPFWEIQSEWKKIFDQNRKEYYEQLEELKALPKEERQGAMKELEEPPNQPRILFASDPTVIGINGQFEAYPKQALLGLYDEAKKLFAFDRTSSGKSDQADILSYYNGFGVVELRKDGIRANVGECIFSILGLIQPDVLLELMSDLADPDGKWARFIFCIQPLEKKRATRNGPAIDIHDLITSIYRHILKQPATKYLLDTDAQEIFDRYLYEEIEPKRICSTSPGLQSMYGKTGGQVARLALNLHVFNWASKLMPIPDIITGKTMFQAIMLNRFYVSQVKLLHAQAQVHHSEEIAAKLAMILQIAKNKGSVTARDVQKACRAFRKIDTAQIREWFRKLELMGKAVCRGSGNRLKLTPLL